The Schistocerca americana isolate TAMUIC-IGC-003095 unplaced genomic scaffold, iqSchAmer2.1 HiC_scaffold_164, whole genome shotgun sequence genome contains the following window.
tttgtgcggtgcggtgccgcggcgcggtttaggcgcgctcgccgcggatgcggcgcgcgagctggatgtccttgggcatgatggtgacgcgcttggcgtggattgcgcacaggttggtgtcttcgaagaggccgacgaggtaggcctcgctggcctcctgcagggccatgactgcggagctctggaagcgcaggtcggtcttgaagtcctgggcgatctcgcgcactaggcgctggaatggcagcttgcggatgagcagctctgtgctcttctggtagcgcctgatttctcgcagggcgacggtgcccggcctgtagcggtggggcttcttgacgcctccggtggcgggcgcgctcttcctcgccgccttggtggcgagctgtttgcgcggcgcctttccgccggtggacttgcgggccgtttgctttgtgcgggccatggcggtagcggtagcggtagcggagcggcgtgcgtggaggttaggtgcggcgcggcgtccggtgctgccttgacaacgggcccgcgcgcctccgtgctgcgcttatatgccctcggttgcgcgtggtggggggagggcgggccagagtctatataggggggcggcgggcgcgctgggcgcagaccgtagccgactcgccagccgctgcagctgctgtttgtgcacgttttgctttgcccgaggaaggaaggatgacaggccgcggcaagggaggaaaggggctcggcaagggtggcgccaagcggcaccgcaaggtgttgcgcgacaacatccagggcatcacgaagcccgccatccgccgcctggctcgcaggggcggcgtgaagcgcatctctggtctgatctacgaggagacccgcggggtgctgaaggtgttcctggagaacgtgatccgcgacgcggtgacgtacactgagcacgccaagcgcaagactgtgacggccatggacgtggtgtacgccctgaagaggcaggggcgcaccctgtacggtttcggcggttaggctgcgtcgcagcgggcgctggccttcccgcggccgtgcttgtgggtgggagagactagaaaacggcccttttcagggccaccacactgttcggaagttgaaaagtgcgaaagagtctgtgttgttgctgctgcgtgtgtgcgctgtgttgtttgtttgtttctttccgtttgagcgacgtgatgtgactgggaggggagaaggaaaggaaacgtgtcatgtggctggctgtgtgtggagctgcttcgtttgtgtgtttgttattgtgtgtctttgtatcgatcgcgacggagatggcgggctgtgtgttgttgtgcgagaggcggtgattatttgcttgcgtggtttggctctgtgtgtttgtttgcggcggcgttggggtttccgaggcaaggcgtgtgggcataggcggccggatcagctgtttcgttcgtgtcgacggccgttgcgcgcgggagtggagggcggtgtgtcgacacgcctccctttaacaatggtcattattgctgccgttgtcggtttggaaggcgactgcgaccgtgcaaaatgtgtgtgtgttgggccacacgggctgtgtggacgacaagatggcggacgtgcgccggcggcggctgtgctgtgacagtgcaaagttaaaaaacaaaacaaggtgcggcgaggacgactgaaattttgctttggacgtaggtttgtgtggtggccctgaaaagggccgattgttgtgggccgagccggcaaagcgcgttgcgtgcaggggagcacgcggcgctgcgattgcctggcctcctttaggccttcttctcggtcttctttggcagcaggacggcctggatgttgggcaggacaccaccctgtgcgatggtgacgcccgacaggagcttgttgagctcctcgtcgttgcggatggcaagctgcaggtggcgcgggatgatgcgcgtcttcttgttgtcgcgggccgcgtttccggccagctcgagcacctcagccgcgaggtactccatgacggcggcgaggtagacgggcgccccggcgccgacgcgctctgcgtagtttcccttgcgcaggaggcggtggattctgccgaccgggaactggagcccagccctgcttgagcgggactttgacttgcccttgactttgcctccctttccgcgtccggacatggcgatgggctagcgacggtgcacacgaaacggaaacgaaaacgaccggtgcgagcggcagcgagtcgagcagcggagtgcgtgccggcgcagcctgctgctcacatcttttactttcccctctttggggaagtgtgtgtgggggagtttgtagcctttcggcttttactcccctgtgaacgtgtgtgtgtgatttttctatagttttttggtgtctgtgacttgtgatgtttgttgtgagtgagtctagtacttgcctgaggtaggcgaaaagattggtgttatatgggaaggaactggattagggattgggttttgggattttctcttcgacttagtcgtcgaagatcgtcatagggcgcttatgcttgtcgcgggacatgtcataccgacctagggagtggatgagcgcgtttccggatctggaagaaccctcatagaaggcccttgccagatcctggaaacgctctctcaggagtgggatttcggctgcggcgtgcaggtcgtctatggggaatccgagtggtagacgcagtgcccttctgagggcgcggttctgcagcctctggagtttgtccaggtgctgctttgccgcgtatccccagacagggcacgcatactccataactggccggatcagggcctgataaacatttactgctactgggaagggaagggagctgtttgtgttcaggatagggtatagaatggacattctggcgcagaccttcctgtggacctcgtctatgtggggtttccacgtaagacgagagtccaaggttacgccaaggtacttggcggttctgcgccaggggagttggattccatttaggtgaaggtggagggggggacgttgaggaggttcgcgccttccgagcctgcgggtaatcagcattgcctgcgtcttctcggagttgatcgtgatgcgccagcgacgggcccaagtttctgtgtcatctaaaaccttttgtagcctacggatgaccaggtccttgttcgcatttctcgtgtagaaggctgtgtcatcagcgtactgcgcagtgtgcaccaggggggccgtcggagtatccgcagtgtacaaactgtacaatacgggccccaggaccgatccctgtggcaccccggcacgaatacgccttctggtggaggtggcagtttctactttgacggagaaagtcctattcgtgagatagctcttaatgagctgaactatgctcccgggaaacccttgtgtgtacaacttgtagagtagccctctatgccatactgaatcaaaggctttggctacgtctagtagcactatcccgcagtagcctctgtggttgaagccttctgtggctgcttcaaccattctcatgacctgctgtggggcagagtggttctgccggaacccaaattggaaatccggcagaatttgctctctggtaatgtgttcttgtatgggtcttagcaggaggcgctcatagatcttgctgagtgttggcaagaggctaatcggcctgtagtgctgcgggaatagagggtctttccctggtttgtgtatcgcgaccacttccgcatgtttccagcaagctgggaaaacacgggaacgagtaatctcgttgaggacgttcgcgaggtgtgtgatcgctgtgggtgggagttttttgactaactggtttgtgacactgtcgtgccctggcgccttttttgtagggagggacctgattactcttgccacgtcctcgggggcaaaaagtatgggttcgtcctctgggtcctcctcggcattgaggaagacggccagttgacgactgactacctcttcatgttcttcatcctgaggttctgccgcttggaactgcttctcaaaggagtcggcgagggcgttggcctttccagcatggctgtagaccagtccccgctcgccatgcagtggcggcatcctagcgcgtcgttttgtaaactgtttggtcgcttgccatagtgtgtgatcgtctactttgagagatgtgaggcggttttgccattgctggtttctgtgctcattgagcgctaccttcagctctctctgtagacgattgagcagcctcctggtggcctgatttctggtgatcttccactcttttgccactctgttcttgtgtcgaatttgagctagcaagtgttctgggagctgtatttgcggcggtgggccctccctttgtggaggggtggcttcttccgctgcctgcaagatggtgcctgttaggtcttgtagcgcttgttccactgtttcagcagtgggtggcggagcgcgagcgatatcagtggcgacagtttcttggtatcgctcccagtctgtacgtttgtacgacgtctggtaccgtgggagtgctacccattctcccacatcgacctccagaatcactgggttgtggtcggaggacattctgttgattgtccttgcggccacgaaccctgcgatcctcctggtgagagctatgtctaacacatcgggcctgcttccgtttttcggaaaatgtgttggctcgactggaccccatgtttcgaagtggtgggcgcgcgctagttgttgcagtttggcgcctgctctggaggttactctagaattccaatcaggatgtttggcattgaagtctccccctattatgagtttgccttcaatttgccctagagcagctatgtctccctcatctatctggtcgtgtgggggtcggtagactgcaacaattgttaggggtccagtggcagtggttacttccaccgccactgcttcgattttgttggtagctggtaagaatacctggtggtgggggatccctctttttacatatatggccactcctccgccttgggttggcctgtctttacggtagctaatgtagttgggaactgtcgcttttactcccggtttcaggtgggtttcccccatcatgcatatgtcgatggagaactccttcatgagttctcggaattcgacctcttgattaacaatgccgtctgcgttaaagacgcacattgtcaggccttgaatatttggtcgtctattcatgatggggtgtagatactactgaggaagtcgcagaggggagcgactgctggactgttgcctgaagggcgacgaggatctgtgtgttctgcttctgggcttccctgaattccttcatcatttccatgacgaggttcatggtctgcaccattacgcctaacaactgatccatggggggagagtgtgtgtggggttccctgggccttcctccgtcatggtggacctggtcgttgttgctgtgtgtttcccggtgttgttctcgtgatagtgtctggtgttgtgatggttgggctacgctttcatggttccccggtggagaaaccacttccgcataagtcgccctcggtgtgtccggccttggttttacccaggccttgtccgtgtgtgttgccatggtttgttttcttgtgtgtctctgtgggtttatggtgttttgtttgtgtgtgtggggggcggcctttgcgccctttgcctgttgtgtgtgtcgtttgtggacctcacaaccttggtagcccgccgtgtggtttttgccacacagcgcgcaccttatttgtgggtccgtgtggtgaagtgtgcatgttctcgtgtcgtgggcctcggcgcacttcctgcaccttactggcatggtgcagtaggcggcgatgtggttaaggccctgacacctgaagcactgcaccgtcttgttcttacggcgcagcggttcggtggtgacaggcactgccagaaccatctttatctcccttttgttctgggggatgtccgggagtgtggcctggtaaagtggccacttactgtttatgttgcccatctgttggacccccttgacgacgtacccctgggcagtcaaatctgttttgattgcctggggggacactcgtcttgggaggtctcgtatcacgatgtttctgttccttgtttttgttgtggggaacgtgtagtgtggtatgtttttatttgtgaaaagtgttttgactgttgtgtagtgttctagtgtgtgcagtgtgatttttattttgtctccaccagcaggttttgcctggaaactgcctcccccgatttctgcctTCAACAGCTCGAAGAGCTCCTCATAGCTGTGGGGAAACTCAGcaacaatcggggggaggtggtgggcgacttggttctgtgtttgcGTTGTGGTGGTTTCTGTTGTCTCAGGTTCATCAGCAACCGCCTGaaatctgttcggggtgggttccaatccccgggctggcggaagcttcggctgacgaaacgttttcttcgccagcacgaaaccatccgcatcctgcccggttacgtggttcccttccagtaccagtgtttcctggtcccctcccagtgcgacgacaggtgctgtcgggggcgctggctcctcagagggtgtggaagcggttggggtgggggtgctttatgggctcgggtgcggcggccggttgcgcgcgcgccccattggtcggcggccgcaacagggcgagctggtaaaggtgcggcggcggctggcggcgggtgccactgtgtggggagacgctgactagagcggagcgcttgctgtgTTACGTGATAGTTGAGTGTATTTTCCGCGCGTTTTTCTGTGTTCGGCGTTAGTCGGACGTTCGCTTTCTGCGTTGTTCCGCATCGTCTTTCAATCGAGGCGGTTATTTTCTGCGTTACTAtcggtcgtcgcgcgcgttgatttcgtcgtccgcggcggagtcaaaggccacgatggccgcTCCCTCTGCCGGTTCTCGTGggttgtttccctcgtctggcaagaatatcatgtcatgcgccgAGTTATTGTCGTATTCGTCCGAATCTTGTCTATCTTCCAGTCGATCAGATCACCGGCGGCTGTCGGATCCGATAActcaaattactaaagaaaatatcAATCAAGCGGTTGAGCAGACGCAGCTTGACAGCATTGAGCTGGGTTCgaccggcccagggccgagtagcgtggggtcaggctccggcgggatacctaacggtgacaacgaagccgtcctggccgcccctacacccggctccgctgacgctgcagcTCCCGCTACACGTCGTAAATCAATGAAATCAACAACGAAGGCGCGGGATGCGCCGTACTCACATGCCTCTCGCAAGCACGCGCATCCCCCTTCGGTTACCGATTCTGAATCAACAGAATCCAGGGCACCtgacagaaagaaacaatcaaccgaccgtcaggaccctgctCCGCCTCAGAATACCTCCGCTTCCCATGCGCCGACTGATACCAGTCAGGTCGACATGGTTGAGGCTTACGAGGTTACAGTACCGACGTCAAACAGATACGAAAGTTTAGATGATATCACACCAGCTGAACAAAACTCTGACAATCTCCCGGCTCCTACTCCTCTCAAAACCCCAAAGGTGCCACCTATCATTGTTCATGATACAACCAATTACCTCGatcgaataaaggaactgaaggggcacctaaAGGGTTCCTTTTCCTGTCAGTACAAAAGGGGCAATATCCGATATGAATTCGAAAATCCTTCCGATTATCGGTATATGATTGAGTACCTAAAAGCACGTGCCATTCAATACCATACTTACGACCTCGACCCCCTCAAAAtattgaaggtcgtcgtcaggcacctcgAACCCACGACCCCTCCCGCTGACGTCAAGGAAGCGCTGGAGGAACTGGGCTTCACAGTACAATCTGTCACAGTTATGCACCAGCAGGTGCCAGACGCACAAGGAAAACTTACAGATATTAAATGGCCCCTGTTTGTTGCTGTACTCCATTGCACACCAAATGTATACGACGtctataaaattaaattcctccttcACATGAAGGTGGATGTGGAATCATACCGTAAcgaatctggcttgacacaatgtttcaattgccagcgttttggacacggctcccgcaactgcggccgcctgccgcgttgcgtcaagtgtggcGCTGACCACCTCACACGACTTTGTCAAAAGAAACCTACCGACCCGCCCAAATGCTGCAATTGCGGACAGGCTCACCCAGccaattacagaaaatgttcagcataTCAAAAAGCGCTGGTGAAATCTCGCAGCTCCTCCACTCATgcagcctcggcgccttcgacgccagctgctccaccagttaatactgaaaattttccacAACTGCGAGCACGTCGCGCCCCTACTCCACcatcttcctctgctgccggcacGGGGCCGACGCCACCGCGACGTCCTGCCTCACGACCGGCGACTGCTCCCCACTCAGCTTGGGGAACTGCAAACCCCTCTCCAGAGCCCTCTGCACCCCCGCCCCCTACTttctccttccccttttccaaCCACCTTGCTGACCTTGCTGCCTtgttgcagcagttcaacattcccA
Protein-coding sequences here:
- the LOC124570421 gene encoding AF4/FMR2 family member 1-like, encoding MGKIGPQPKLAQNKTPDGEKTQLNNTTPQLLSPAEQRGREKETEFLAKEMAKKKLAKPASAKYYTARQSRQNSALSAPPKNIKGTRVGITKPTRKSPNNRVASTSASASRPTMTNTSVNSTPRQQQGAGRRKSQIPTKLPHSFESPNRFDALGDSDEEGETTATPDVNPPPPPQQTPQRETSTAPTATSHDDNSTPAAEGQQQSTDSGEDETNPRNVPPIGVYQLEGYTKLNKAIKDKISGPLKAIFRGDSVKYNFESLSDYYAAAAFLRERETQLDSIELGSTGPGPSSVGSGSGGIPNGDNEAVLAAPTPGSADAAAPATRRKSMKSTTKARDAPYSHASRKHAHPPSVTDSESTESRAPDRKKQSTDRQDPAPPQNTSASHAPTDTSQVDMVEAYEVTVPTSNRYESLDDITPAEQNSDNLPAPTPLKTPKVPPIIVHDTTNYLDRIKELKGHLKGSFSCQYKRGNIRYEFENPSDYRYMIEYLKARAIQYHTYDLDPLKILKVVVRHLEPTTPPADVKEALEELGFTVQSVTVMHQQVPDAQGKLTDIKWPLSSTHAASAPSTPAAPPVNTENFPQLRARRAPTPPSSSAAGTGPTPPRRPASRPATAPHSAWGTANPSPEPSAPPPPTFSFPFSNHLADLAALLQQFNIPKIISLVRSTIQQLNSASDPFSKLMIILSAFISYFSDGP